The window GATATTCCTGAATCGGACACTCCAATGGGACCCACTCCCAAACCTCATGTCACTGATCTAAGATCGTGGGATATGAAACTACTTAGTAGGTATGAACCATTTTACGCACCTTTCTGTGACATGTGCTGCTTATGTACCTTCGGAAAATGTGACTTACTTGACAAGAAAGGAGCTTGTGGAATCGATTCTAAAGCTCAACAAGCCCGTATAGTTCTTTTAGCTTGTAATATTGGAACTGCGGCCCATGCAGGTCATTCTAGACATTTAGTCCACCATCTAATTGAAGAATTAGGTGAAGATTTCCCTATTGATTTAGGATTAAATATAGATATTGAAGCTCCCCTCACAAGGACAATTATTGGTAAAAAACCTCAATATCTAAGTGACTTGGAAGAAACTTTGAGTTACGTAGAGCAACAATTATCTCATCTCTTGTCTGCATGTCATACTGGGCAAGAAGGAAGTTATTTAGATTTTGAATCGAAAGCTCTTCATTCCGGAGTTATGGATGATCTGGCCCGTGAAGTTGGTGATATAGCTCAAATTGTAGCCTTAAACATGCCTAAAGGGGACGGTGACGCTCCTTTAGTGGAGATGGGTGTGGGCACAATTGACTCTACAAAACCAGTGGTCTTATGTATTGGACATAACGTTCTGCCCGGTTCTAATATAATGGACTATTTGGATGAAACTGGGCAAGAAGAGGATTTTGAGGTATGTGGTATTTGCTGTGCTGCAATAGACATATCCAGATACAATGATAGGGCTAAAGTAGTTGGTCCCCTCTCAAGGCAGTTGAAATTCATTCGCAGTGGAGTGGCAGATGTAATTATAGTTGATGAGCAGTGTATCCGGACTGATGTTCTGGAAGAGGCTCAAAAGAAAAACACAGCAGTTATTGCTACTACTGACAAGATGTGTTTGGGACTGCCAGATATGACTGATGAAGATCCAGATTTAATTGTATCTAAACTATTAAATAAAGAGATTGAAGGAGCTTTGATACTGGATTCTGACAAAGTTGGAGAAGTATCAGTCAAAGTAGCTAAAATTTTAGCGCCTGAACGACAAAAACTTAAATTATTACCTGAACTGGATGATGTTCAGAACATGGCTCTTGAATGCACTGAATGCGGCTGGTGTAACCGAGTTTGCCCTAATGATAAGCCAATGATGGAGGCAGTCGTAGCAGCAGGAAAAGGTGATTTTTCTGGATTTGAAAAACTTTACCTTAACGATGTATGCTACTCCTGTGGTAGATGTGAACAGGAATGTGAAAGAGAACTTCCCCTCATGTCCATGCTGGCCAAGGCAGGGGAAAAACTAGCTAAGACTGAAAAATTCAACATCCGTGCTGGAAGAGGTCCAGTGCAAGATGTGGAAATAAGACGTGTAGGAGCACCAATAGTTTTAGGCGATATTCCTGGAGTTATTGCTATTGTAGGTTGTTCTAATTATCCTGATGGTGGTAAAGAAGTCGCTGAAATGGCAAAAGAATTTTTAGAACGTAATTATATTGTGGTTGCCACGGGATGTGGGGCCATGTCCATTGGCGAATACACAGATGACGAAGGAAAAACCCTATATGAAAGATACAGTGGGGATTTTGAATCTAGAGGATTACTCAACATAGGATCTTGTGTTTCAAACGCCCATATATCTGGTGCTTGTATAAAAATTGCCAACATATTTGCCAAAAAACCATTGGAAGGTAATTTCGAGGAAATAGCAGATTATATATTAAACAGGGTAGGTGCATGTGGTGTTGCATGGGGTGCATACAGTCAAAAAGCAGCAGCTATTGCTACTGGTGTAAACCGGTGGGGAATACCAGCAGTTGTAGGGCCTCATGGATCCAAATATCGTCGATTATATTTGGGAAGGACTGATAAAAAAGAAAACTGGAAAATTAAGGATATGCGGACTGGAAAAATTATGGATGGTGAACCTGCACCAGAACATCTGATCTATGCCGCAGAAAACATGGCAGAAGCAACTGTAATGACAGCTAAACTTTGTATAAGGCCTACTGACACTGGTAAAGGGCGTCAAATAAAGTTAAACCACTATATTGATCTTTATAAAAAGTATTATGGTGAATTGCCTCCAGATATTCACCTATTCGTCCGAAACGAAAAAGATATTCCAATAACCTACAAGAAAGATGTCAAAGAAATACTGGATAAAGTTGGATGGGAGCCTAGAGAAATACCTCAAGAGCCATCTTTAATGGGAATGGGGGATGATTAAATGTCAAATGAAAGAATTATACCATATCAACCTACAGTTATTGCAGGACCTAAACAGGCTTTACTGGTAACTCCAGAAACAGCTGAACTTATGATCAAAAAAGCTAAAAGGCCCCTTCTTATTTTAGGGCCTTTGGTAAAAGAGGAACCTCTTCTTAGTTTTGCCAGTAACATAGCAGAAAAATGGAACCTACCTGTAGTTACCACAGCAGACGCATACAAACCATTTAATGACAAAGGACTTAACCCAACATCATATGGGGTTGTTGAGATAGTTAATCTATTAAAAGACCCTGAATGGAAGGGTGTAAATGATGAAGGTCAGCATGATCTGGTTATATTTTTAGGATGTGTATATTACATAGGTTCACAAGGGCTTTCAACTCTCAAACACTATGCACCTCACTTAAAAACTTTAACTATCTGTAAATTTTTCCATTCTAACGCAGATGCATCATTCCCCAATATGAAAGATGAAGAATGGTTTAAATATCTTAAAAAGATGGGTACAGCCTGATGAACTCGTTAGTTAGTTCATGGAATATCATTATTGTTCAAAACAAGATGCGAATTGTTGAATGTAAATAAAATTTGTGTGTAATTATTGGATTTAGAACTTAAATATCAGAAAAGCAGATAAAGGCGGTTTAAAGGAGGAATCGGATGTTTGAAGATATACCTGTTGATGTAAGCCCCATGTACGAGGGGGAACGTATCAGATCAGCCAATATGTTTGTGGAACTTGCCGGACCAAAATCTATGGGTGCAGAATTGGTACAAGTCGAGGATGACGTTGAAGATGGCAAAATTGAAGTTATAGGGCCGGAATTGAGTGATATGAATCAAGGAGATGTTCATCCTTTCGGTGTTCTGATTGAAATCCAAGGTGAACACTTGGAAAAGGAACTGGAAGGAGTTATTGAACGACGGACCCACGAACTTAGTAACTATGTAAAAGGATTTATGCACCTCAACCAGAGAGACGCAATTTGGTGCCGTGTTAGTAACGAAGCCCTTGAAGCAGGTTTTAAACTGGAACATTTGGGTAAAACCCTTGCGATTCTCTTCAAAGAAGAATTTCCACTGATTGAATCCATAGCTATTAGTATTCTAACAGAACCAGCAAAAGTTGAAGAATTTGTTTTGAAAGCCCAGGAAGAATATCAAAAACGGGATTCCAGAGCTCGTGAACTCTCTGATGAGGATGTGGATGTATTCTACGGCTGTGTCATGTGCCAATCATTTGCACCCACCCATGTTTGCGTGGTAACACCAGACAGAACTGCATTATGTGGTGCTATTAATTGGTTTGACTGCAGAGCAGCTGCAAAAATGGATCCCGAAGGCCCTATATTTGAAGTTGAAAAAGGCGACCTTCTTGATGATGTTAAAGGGGAGTATACAAATGTCAACTCTGTAGTAATGGAAAAATCCCAAGGAACAGTTGAAAGAGTTTTTTTACACAGTGTGTTTGAATATCCTCACACTTCTTGTGGCTGTTTTGAGGCAGTTGCCTTTTACATCCCTGAACTCGACGGTATTGGTATAGTTGACCGTGATTTCCGTGGAGAAACACCTCTGGGAATACCATTCTCTGCAATGGCCGGGCAATGTTCTGGAGGTAAACAAGTGGAAGGATTCACTGGTCTTAGCTTGGAGTACATGCGTTCACCCAAATTTTTGCAAGCAGATGGTGGGTTTGAACGGATAGTCTGGCTTCCAAAAGAGATTAAAGATTCTTTAGATGATTATATACCTGAACATCTCCGAGACACAATTGCTACTGAGGAAAATGGTTCTACAATCAAAGAGATCAGAAGTTTCTTAGAAGAAAAGGGACATCCAATTTTAGAAAGAATCAAGACCACTTCATCAGAAGTTCCTGAAGAAGAAGTCACAGTTGAAGAGGAAATTCCTGAAGAATTTAATGAAATGGAAATGGAAGGGGTGCCAATGGCTCCTGTTGCATATGCTCCTGAATTAACTGTTCCATCTTCAGGTGGAGTTAAAATCATCTTCAAAAATGCTAAAGTATACGCAGAAAAGGTGATCATAAAGAAAAAATGATCAATTTTTTCTAGAATGTAACGGAGCTGAAACGTGATAATTGCAGTAAGTGGTAAAGGCGGAACTGGGAAAACCCTGATTTCATCCCTCCTCATCAAATCATTATCTGATACAAAACAAGATATTCTGGCAATAGACGCTGATCCTGACAGTAACTTGCCCGAATCTTTGGGAATAGATGTACAAAAAACAGTGGGAGATGTGAGGGAAGAATTAAAAGAAGACACTGCCAAGGGAAGAATACCTACAGGAATGAACAAGTGGGACATCCTTGATTATAAAATAATGGAATCAATCATTGAAACTCCTAAATTTGACCTCCTAGCAATGGGAAGGCCTGAAGGCAGCGGATGTTATTGCGCCGTGAATAACATGCTCCGTAGAATAATCGAAAACTTATCATCCAATTACGATGTGATCATCATTGACACTGAGGCTGGACTGGAACATTTAAGCCGCCGAACCACTCAAAATGTGGACGTAATGTTAGTAGTCACTGATAAATCTAAAAGAGGAATGCTCACTGCTAAGAGGATTGGAAAACTGGCCGATGACCTTGACATCAAATTTAAAGAATTGTATTTGGTCTTAAACAGGGTTAAGGATGACACTAAAGATGAAATCCTGCAAAAAGCTAAGGAAACTGGTTTGGAAATAGTGGGAGTAATTCATGAGGATGAAGAAGTAACTAAGTTTGATATTGAAGGAAGGCCTTTAGTGGAACTTCCCAATGAATCTAATACTGTAAAGGCAGTATCAAAGATATTATCTCGCATCAAAAGTAATTAAGGACGTGGGTATATGGATAAAATGTCGCAACTTCTTAAACTACTGGAAAAAACGGACTATATAGAGATCAATGAATTTAGAATGGACTTTGAGGAATTAGAACTGCAACTTATGCCAGCAATGCAAAGAGTAGCCCAACAAGTGGTTACCAAACATGCAGCAGTCCAAGAATCCATGAAAATGGAAGCTATTGAATTTGCTCCACCAATTAAAGATTATCCTGGCGAAGTTGCCGAGGTACAACTGGGAGCTGGCTCCAGAAAACCAGTATATCTGGGTGGTCAACAAGCACTGTACCGCTTTGAAGAATCACAACCCCATGAACCGGTTGTAACTTTTGATGTTTTTGACATTCCTATGCCAGGATTGCCTCGTCCAATAAGGGAACATTTCTCTGATGTTATGGAACATCCGGGGGACTGGGCCAAAAAGGCGGTGAAAGACTTCGGAGCAAACATGGTTACCATACACCTAATCGGAACCGGACCAAAGGTCATGGACAAAACACCCCGACAAGCAGCCGATGATATTGAAGAAGTATTGCAAGCTGTGGATGTTCCCCTTGTTGTGGGAGGATCTGGAGATCCTCAGAAGGATCCAATTATTCTTGAAGCTGCTGCAATGGCTGCAGAAGGAGAACGTTGTCTGTTGGCTTCAG is drawn from Methanobacterium sp. and contains these coding sequences:
- a CDS encoding AAA family ATPase translates to MIIAVSGKGGTGKTLISSLLIKSLSDTKQDILAIDADPDSNLPESLGIDVQKTVGDVREELKEDTAKGRIPTGMNKWDILDYKIMESIIETPKFDLLAMGRPEGSGCYCAVNNMLRRIIENLSSNYDVIIIDTEAGLEHLSRRTTQNVDVMLVVTDKSKRGMLTAKRIGKLADDLDIKFKELYLVLNRVKDDTKDEILQKAKETGLEIVGVIHEDEEVTKFDIEGRPLVELPNESNTVKAVSKILSRIKSN
- the cdhB gene encoding CO dehydrogenase/acetyl-CoA synthase complex subunit epsilon, encoding MSNERIIPYQPTVIAGPKQALLVTPETAELMIKKAKRPLLILGPLVKEEPLLSFASNIAEKWNLPVVTTADAYKPFNDKGLNPTSYGVVEIVNLLKDPEWKGVNDEGQHDLVIFLGCVYYIGSQGLSTLKHYAPHLKTLTICKFFHSNADASFPNMKDEEWFKYLKKMGTA
- the cdhA gene encoding CO dehydrogenase/acetyl-CoA synthase complex subunit epsilon, whose amino-acid sequence is MAPEQNSKAKKFKDDFWKSKNIKISIGDVVEKEGDIPESDTPMGPTPKPHVTDLRSWDMKLLSRYEPFYAPFCDMCCLCTFGKCDLLDKKGACGIDSKAQQARIVLLACNIGTAAHAGHSRHLVHHLIEELGEDFPIDLGLNIDIEAPLTRTIIGKKPQYLSDLEETLSYVEQQLSHLLSACHTGQEGSYLDFESKALHSGVMDDLAREVGDIAQIVALNMPKGDGDAPLVEMGVGTIDSTKPVVLCIGHNVLPGSNIMDYLDETGQEEDFEVCGICCAAIDISRYNDRAKVVGPLSRQLKFIRSGVADVIIVDEQCIRTDVLEEAQKKNTAVIATTDKMCLGLPDMTDEDPDLIVSKLLNKEIEGALILDSDKVGEVSVKVAKILAPERQKLKLLPELDDVQNMALECTECGWCNRVCPNDKPMMEAVVAAGKGDFSGFEKLYLNDVCYSCGRCEQECERELPLMSMLAKAGEKLAKTEKFNIRAGRGPVQDVEIRRVGAPIVLGDIPGVIAIVGCSNYPDGGKEVAEMAKEFLERNYIVVATGCGAMSIGEYTDDEGKTLYERYSGDFESRGLLNIGSCVSNAHISGACIKIANIFAKKPLEGNFEEIADYILNRVGACGVAWGAYSQKAAAIATGVNRWGIPAVVGPHGSKYRRLYLGRTDKKENWKIKDMRTGKIMDGEPAPEHLIYAAENMAEATVMTAKLCIRPTDTGKGRQIKLNHYIDLYKKYYGELPPDIHLFVRNEKDIPITYKKDVKEILDKVGWEPREIPQEPSLMGMGDD
- a CDS encoding acetyl-CoA decarbonylase/synthase complex subunit delta translates to MDKMSQLLKLLEKTDYIEINEFRMDFEELELQLMPAMQRVAQQVVTKHAAVQESMKMEAIEFAPPIKDYPGEVAEVQLGAGSRKPVYLGGQQALYRFEESQPHEPVVTFDVFDIPMPGLPRPIREHFSDVMEHPGDWAKKAVKDFGANMVTIHLIGTGPKVMDKTPRQAADDIEEVLQAVDVPLVVGGSGDPQKDPIILEAAAMAAEGERCLLASANLDLDYKRVAKAAVDYNHAVLSWAITDINMQKTLNKYLMKEGLTQNDIVMDPTTCALGYGIEFSIDVITRTRLAALKGDKDLQMPMSSGTTNAWGSREAWMKNDAWGPTDYRGPIWEIFTGLTMMLCGVDIFMMLHPLSVQLLSEIGSTFTKEYLTTDVPDISNWITELE
- the cdhC gene encoding CO dehydrogenase/CO-methylating acetyl-CoA synthase complex subunit beta — its product is MFEDIPVDVSPMYEGERIRSANMFVELAGPKSMGAELVQVEDDVEDGKIEVIGPELSDMNQGDVHPFGVLIEIQGEHLEKELEGVIERRTHELSNYVKGFMHLNQRDAIWCRVSNEALEAGFKLEHLGKTLAILFKEEFPLIESIAISILTEPAKVEEFVLKAQEEYQKRDSRARELSDEDVDVFYGCVMCQSFAPTHVCVVTPDRTALCGAINWFDCRAAAKMDPEGPIFEVEKGDLLDDVKGEYTNVNSVVMEKSQGTVERVFLHSVFEYPHTSCGCFEAVAFYIPELDGIGIVDRDFRGETPLGIPFSAMAGQCSGGKQVEGFTGLSLEYMRSPKFLQADGGFERIVWLPKEIKDSLDDYIPEHLRDTIATEENGSTIKEIRSFLEEKGHPILERIKTTSSEVPEEEVTVEEEIPEEFNEMEMEGVPMAPVAYAPELTVPSSGGVKIIFKNAKVYAEKVIIKKK